One window from the genome of Nicotiana sylvestris chromosome 9, ASM39365v2, whole genome shotgun sequence encodes:
- the LOC138878238 gene encoding uncharacterized protein — protein sequence MGDVDNVNGNVRNEPANLNVRGVAPLVPEVALYDWARPTADNLATVIVVPAIQNKRLFSGSQIEDLQQHLKKFLSICMTQRQPNATLEAIKLLLFPFSIDDILQYRQQPTESLQEIWERFKGMLVKCPHHGIPDQMLGQRFYMGLADNLKSNVDTSAGGAFLSKTFTECKILLDKMSQNSGWMTRGTTLAPIVHSVPLDRNNSHAKNMATLMTQMSILTKKIDEMGTKQVHIVDTTNGGLCTPCINQSYVCSWSGEGENQGAREDMNYVNNYGGQRQGAQKWRPQQNQQYRPTMQQPGGMHPQNHLVPVPYQKPQGYPQQNQQQLTYQPPPQQQDNNIVEIRGMLQQLIRTNNKVQEKLAVHDSAIKNIETQLGQLSMALNNRP from the exons atgggtgacgtagatAACGTCAACGGAAACGTCAGGAATGAGCCAGCTAACTTAAATGTCAGAggggtggcacctcttgtgcccgaAGTTGCACTTTATGACTGGGCACGGCCCACAGCTGATAATCTAGCCACTGTCATAGTTGTGCCCGCAATTCAA AATAAGAGACTGTTCTCCGGGTCACAGATTGAAGACCTGCAACAACACTTGAAAAAATTTCTGTCAATTTGTATGACCCAAAGGCAGCCAAATGCGACTCTGGAAGCTATCAAGCTGCTACTGTTTCCATTCTCG ATTGATGACATATTGCAGTATAGGCAGCAGCCCACTGAGTCCTTGCAAGAAATTTGGGAAAGATTTAAAGGGATGTTAGTGAAGTGTCCTCACCATGGCATTCCAGACCAGATGCTCGGCCAGAGATTCTACATGGGGCTAGCTGACAATTTGAAATCAAATGTGGATACTTCAGCTGGAGGTGCATTTTTAAGTAAAACATTCACTGAGTGTAAAATCCTTCTTGATAAGATGTCACAAAATTCGGGGTGGATGACTAGAGGTACAACACTGGCACCCATAGTGCATTCAGTTCCTCTTGACCGAAATAATTCGCATGCAAAGAACATGGCCACACTCATGACCCAGATGAGCATATTGACAaagaagattgatgagatgggtacaaAACAGGTGCACATTGTTGATACAACAAATGGGGGACTGTGTACACCTTGTATTAATCAGTCTTATGTGTGTTCATGGAGCGGAGAAGGTGAAAATCAAGGGGCAagggaagatatgaattatgtcaaCAACTATGGGGGTCAGAGGCAAGGAGCACAAAAGTGGAGACCACAGCAAAATCAGCAGTACAGGCCTACTATGCAGCAGCCTGGGGGTATGCACCCTCAAAACCATTTGGTGCCAGTACCATATCAGAAACCGCAGGGCTATCCACAGCAAAATCAGCAACAATTGACATACCAACCACCCCCTCAGCAGCAAGATAACAACATAGTGGAAATCAGGGGTATGCTTCAGCAACTCATTAGGACAAATAATAAAGTGCAGGAAAAATTGGCAGTGCATGATTCAGCCATAAAGAATATTGAAACGCAGTTGGGTCAGCTGTCCATGGCTTTGAACAAtcgtccttag